The following coding sequences lie in one Prionailurus viverrinus isolate Anna chromosome X, UM_Priviv_1.0, whole genome shotgun sequence genomic window:
- the TASL gene encoding TLR adapter interacting with SLC15A4 on the lysosome: MLSEGYLSGLAYQKDIHWSCSSYNEQVAEEEEETKSATHSYCSVDETQVRSLYVSCKSSDKFMSSVHARESQHSGKQRTIMLQTNPNPVFESPSLAAVEICRDSSRETYLVPPSCKSICKNYNDLHIAGDQVMAINSVTTDFPPESSFDYGPLLKSSEIPLPMEDSIPTQPSDFPQKPIQRYSSYWRITSVKEKSSLQMQKPVSNAVLNEYLEQKLVELYKQYIMDIEFHDSSPTQILASELIMTSVDQISLQVSREKNLETSKAKDIVINCLLQLVSGEISTPSLRISQYSNVNP, translated from the coding sequence ATGCTGTCAGAAGGGTATCTCAGCGGACTTGCCTACCAGAAGGACATCCACTGGAGCTGTTCATCTTATAATGAGCAGGtggctgaggaggaagaagagacaaaatcTGCCACTCATTCCTATTGCTCTGTGGATGAGACTCAAGTCCGAAGCCTGTACGTGAGCTGCAAATCCTCAGACAAGTTTATGTCTTCAGTGCACGCGCGCGAGAGCCAACACAGTGGAAAGCAGAGAACCATAATGCTGCAGACAAACCCCAATCCTGTGTTTGAAAGCCCCAGCTTAGCTGCAGTGGAAATATGTAGAGACTCGAGCAGAGAGACCTACTTGGTTCCACCTTCCTGTAAGAGTATTTGCAAGAATTACAATGACTTACATATTGCAGGTGACCAGGTGATGGCTATTAATTCAGTGACGACGGATTTCCCCCCTGAGAGCAGTTTTGACTATGGCCCTTTGCTGAAATCATCTGAGATTCCTTTGCCCATGGAGGATTCCATTCCCACTCAGCCCAGCGACTTTCCCCAGAAACCTATCCAGCGGTATTCGTCGTACTGGAGAATAACCAGCGTCAAAGAGAAAAGCAGCCTGCAAATGCAGAAGCCAGTTTCTAATGCAGTGCTGAACGAATACTTGGAGCAGAAGCTGGTAGAATTATACAAGCAGTACATTATGGACATTGAGTTTCATGACAGTTCTCCCACCCAGATTCTAGCGTCTGaactcatcatgacaagtgtggATCAAATTAGTCTCCAAGTGTCCAGAGAGAAGAATCTGGAGACCTCCAAAGCCAAGGACATAGTCATTAACTGCCTATTACAGCTGGTGTCGGGTGAAATTAGCACACCTAGTCTCCGTATTTCTCAGTACAGCAACGTCAATCCATAG